In the genome of Sporanaerobacter acetigenes DSM 13106, the window TATAGTGGAGCTAGGCTTTAAAATGGATGATGAAGAGTTAAATATAATTAAGGTAGAACCATATCAGATTTTTATTAGGTATGATGAGTTGTATTTAAGGTTTTTTAACTTGAGGGAAGAGGCGTGGGATGAGGTTTCTTTGAAGGAAGTTGTGGAAATTAATTTATTGAAGGAAGACTTTGTGAAGAAAAATTATCCTAAGCTTTGGAATAAACTATAAAATATAAAGATTCTATGGAGGTGTGTTTTATGGATATCGAAATAATAGCTACTTCATCTATTGAAAAGCTTATATCTAGGAATTCATATCTTAAACCTGCTATAAATAATAACGATAAAATTCCAGTATGGGATGGAGATGTAATTGTTTATGGTACTAAGGATTTGAACAAGAAGAAAGAAAATTTAATTGGTAGAGTTCCTGTTCAAGTAAAGGGTCATAAAGTTGAGAATATAAGTGATTCAAACTTACAGGTTATAAAGTTTAGGGTAAAAAAGGAAGATATGAAAAAATATTTGACAGATGGAGGAGTTATTTATTTTGTTGTCTATATAGATGAAGATACCGAAAAGATATTTTATAATTCTTTATTACCACTAGATTTAGAGCGTTTAATAAAAAGATATGATAATCAAAAAACTTTTGAAATTGAATTTAAATCCTTACCTACTAAAGATAGGGAGTTAGCTGATGTATTTTTAGACTTTATACAAAATAGGAAGAGACAGCAAGGAACATTAATTCCTGGAATCTTATATACAGATGATATTGAGAAAATTCAAAATGAAATTAAAGAATTTAAATTTAGTTATAGTACAATTGAACCTAAAGGATCTATTCCATTTAGAGAGTTAACAACTCGGGACTTTTATTTATATGCAAAACCTAAGGGAATAGGAAATCCAATTCCATTTGAGAGAGTTAGTAATGCAATAATTAATATACAACATAAATTTAAAATATCTGTAGGAGAAAAGACTTACTATGAAGATGCATATATACAATGGGAAAAAGGACAATCAAGAATTGTGTGTGGAAAGTCGGTAACATTAAATCTGAAAGATACTACTAGTAGTAATATAGGTCTTTTTAATATTAATGTAAAATTCAAAGGTACTCTCAATGAACAGTTAAATGATTTATACTTTATTAAAGCACTAATTAATACTGAAGAATTAATTATAGATGGACATAGTGTTCCTTATAGTAATTTTAAATTTGATAATAATGAACACCTTTTTGCTAGAATATCAGATTTAGAATTACTAAAACAGCGTCTAGAATATTATGGAGTAAAAACTGATTTTAACCTTGAGGCTATAACAGAAGAGGATGATTTTAAAATATCATTCTTAATGGATGAAAAACCATCTATGAAAAGATACAAGATAAATTTAGCTAAAGCAGGTGTTTTAGGACTTGAAATTGCTAACATATCTATATTGTTATTTGCAGAAGAAAATATAGAAGAAGGTTATTATAAAATTAAGAGTTATTTTGAAAATGCTTGGAAAGTAAAATATTATTTACGGGAAACAGATGAAGACGTTCAGATGAGTCAATTTTTAATTTTGGATAAAAAAGGTCTATTAGCTGATAATATTAATTCACGAAAAATTATAGAAGATATAAAGAGAAACCATTCTGGGAATAAAAATATTGTATATGTAAATACATTTTTATTAGAAGCTATCAAAGCATATGACGAATATAGTCCCCAACAAATGGAGCTAAGGTATTTAATAGAAAATTTATCAGAATGGCTCTATAACGAAAGTAAAGAGGATTATATTTTCTTGAATTTAGCTCAAGTAAAATATAGATTGGGTACATTAGATAAATATGATATTGATAAGATAATAGATATTGGTAAATTAAATAAAGATAACATAGAAATACAGGCAGGTATTTCAATATTGTTAAAGAAAAAGGAAGATGCAAAAGAATTAATAAAAGATATGAATTCAGAACTTAAAGATTTATTTATGTCTTATCCTATTTATCACTTATTAGAAAATAGTGAGCAACAAAATACTGCTACAAACAAGGACTAGCCCAAGCTAGTCCTACCACTTCTTCCTATAACTCAAATCAAACTGATCATCAATCCATTGGGGAAGGCTTTTTGAAGCCTTTTCAGTGGATTTCTGTTTTTCTCTTTGTTCCATTGCCTCTTTTGATAAGTCTCTCGTTTCAATACATACACCGTTTTCAAATATAAATTCTTCTAAGTATTCATATTTGAAAGGATGCTGAAATCCCATGTGAACGTAGAGCTTATCAATGAAATTATCGCCTATAAGAAAGGCTCCTGTATAGGGGATAGGTAGATTTATATTTTCATAAGCTAGATTGCTAGCTATGGCATATATATTTTCTTTCCAATTATCTATTTCAAAAGGTTTTACTCAAGGTTTTACTCCATGTATCATTGGGGGAACTTCACCACCATTATTTGTGTAAAGATCCCTTAGGAATAGATTATTATTTTCATCTATAGCAAATATGGCTATATAACCTCGCCAACAAGCACTGCAATTGGATATAGGGTTCAAACCAAATCTTCCAAAATCAAAAAAGCTTTCGGGATCCTCTATAGCTACTATGTCCAAATCATTTTTACCAAGTCTCAATTTATCATTTATTTGTGCAGTCATATTGCCCTCCTTTAATGGATTTACTAAGGGTTAATTTTCTTAAAGAAATTACCCTGTGGAGCATGTCTTAAATTATAATTTGCTCCATACCTGTTCATTTCGTTCATCTTAAAGATCAATAGATTTATATTTACATTTAAAATACCTGCTATTTCCACATCAGTGTATTTTTTATTTGCTAATTCCATTACTTCATCATCATCCAATAAAAGATGAGCTGCAAAGATATTAGATTCATATTCAGGTTGGGAAGTAATATTGAACAGTTCATATTCATGAAAAGGACTATTTTTAGTTAAATGCCTATGTAGTGCATCGTGTCCCAATTCATGGGCAAGGACCGTTTTCATCATATATTCTTCCA includes:
- a CDS encoding ImmA/IrrE family metallo-endopeptidase, which codes for MNSNNSSIYEQVRKIIRKFDTNDPFKIAKESNIKIKYLDNATDLLGMYTIIQRNRFIFLNSNMEEYMMKTVLAHELGHDALHRHLTKNSPFHEYELFNITSQPEYESNIFAAHLLLDDDEVMELANKKYTDVEIAGILNVNINLLIFKMNEMNRYGANYNLRHAPQGNFFKKINP